The proteins below come from a single Corylus avellana chromosome ca3, CavTom2PMs-1.0 genomic window:
- the LOC132173411 gene encoding protein MODIFIER OF SNC1 1 isoform X3: protein MLGGERRWAPTSTRRSGMTVLGKVVVPKPVNLPSQRSENHGLDPRVEIVPKGTHSWGSRSSSSTSNAWSSSVLSPRNDGRPGSPSYLSGRPSSGGSGTRPSTASSDRAHEPTASAWGANSRPSSASGALTSNQTSLTSLRPRSAETRPGSSQLSRFAESLPENPGAWGAAGTAEKLGVTAAKNDGFSLTSGDFPTLGSEKDNSVKNESQGDVSVNVDVKIGTANSWRRDSPPYSEDGVTSSVERWQGNPQPYPNPSIPPQHYEAWHGPPVTNPPGGVWFRGPPGGPPYGAPVAPGGFPMEPYSYYRPHIPPALANPQPGPPPGGRPRGHHPKNGDMYRPHMPDAYIRPGMPIRPGFYPGPVAYEGYYGGPMGYCSSNERDVPFMGMSPGTSVYNNRYPNQNAPEPTNSQGRSGGYSSTGKTLVSEHVESGHPNDNQGPYKVLLKQQNGWDGKNEEKKWEDTTTTNATYVEKGDQTEVSSWENDWRSDYRNNGEMGSRRMVPSQEISSQTYDDQQSHSSVPVKVKSPESTGNMKAFDDSSARNLERASSGLSEVRGPVSVVPKDSTLIRKIEGLNAKVRASDGQDITSITGWEEQKNKIHVHNTKANHSKNEGGSGFVHTEKTHATGIMNPASHEMGVSAGDKSLESTAAGGTTISRRSTHGMQGRSGNHGKGGINSKEADSRHKKIRAIDSPSVVSTSRFQTNSNVHVHDRYTSEASEKSGPYPQAREEKESAPPVCDPSDYQVQRTKLRELELEQRAKQLREEEEERTRKQKARALAKLEDLDRRKHSNEGSMHKSENASCVAIQNKQELNVVPRISEGNTSRDEQFPVLSSELPPEKPKSTNEEPIVHKHSVSLQQDADSADVAYRTNAPHVHDGNVSKHKSVGYKQKKNLLPEKSSNEKSTFTSTNEAPNSEANAVRKVAISIGRFTDEIALNCKSSLSVNENAVVESTRLPVNVNSVAESSSFPVNPNAVAESSSMPMNSNAAADSSIHQRKKSRSGKNKHKVEAASSMAALPLSESKETNLVNASLESGRAMTSETELDPNLIQSVTISEDANQLLEHHSSLSSEDSHGRGSNSQWKSQHSRRMARNPQVNRSAEKFHGDVIWAPVRSQNKADTDEASQKIVDEAIAPSMKSEHQVQSNPKNKRAEIERYVPKPVAKEMAQQGSIQQPVASSINHSTYDETVGRADSSPQGTESTEPAGSGAGKVGPALEPRNGNGKQNKQGKAHGSWWQRVSTESVSVQSMHDGPSSHPGRNAKQLIEDYQPQKPDVSSVKEQPKYSDEQNAPDGQKAPDNSDSVASVGVTVVKDQVVTGRVKRHPSKGQKGMGHNNDLDHKRINSGDTSKINTQSSALEMSQTDLPTASKETRGIGERSTAHWQPKSQSFSANNQLGSKSNSGRSVGAGAAWTNKKENTPQGVVPQAPQHSEGVSQPRHDQSPSEKSDAEEALNVGYQEATRGRKVGSFKGRPLSPSHVPVGPVEHAPASMDVRHEQRSSSGFRRSANQNNNRFDRGHESRGDWNSSGQESKHLHVPVNWERQRHNAHYEYQPVGPYNNNKSNNAEGLKDGTHNTGSRFRERGQIQSRRGGGNFYGRQRSNDRVDAGYE from the exons GTGGGCTCCGACTTCTACCAGAAGAAGTGGCATGACTGTTTTAGGGAAAGTTGTTGTTCCAAAACCCGTTAACTTACCAAGTCAAAG GTCAGAAAATCATGGTCTGGACCCCAGAGTGGAAATTGTTCCCAA GGGTACGCATAGCTGGGGCAGTAGATCATCTTCCTCCACCTCAAATGCATGGAGTTCTTCAGTGCTGTCTCCAAGAAATGATGGCAGACCTGGTTCACCTAGCTATCTTAGTGGACGTCCTTCATCTGGTGGAAGTGGCACACGACCATCAACTGCCAGTAGCGATAGAGCTCATGAACCTACTGCTAGTGCATGGGGGGCAAACTCTAGGCCATCATCAGCTTCCGGCGCATTGACATCTAATCAGACATCCCTGACATCATTGCGTCCTCGCAGTGCAGAAACTAGACCTGGTAGCTCACAGTTATCCCGGTTTGCTGAATCATTGCCTGAAAATCCAGGGGCATGGGGTGCTGCTGGGACTGCAGAGAAACTG GGAGTAACGGCAGCCAAAAATGATGGGTTTTCTCTGACTTCTGGAGATTTTCCAACACTTGGTTCGGAGAAAGATAATTCTGTAAAGAATGAATCACAAg GTGATGTTTCTGTAAATGTTGATGTGAAAATTGGTACTGCAAATTCTTGGAGAAGAGACAGCCCTCCTTACAGTGAAGATGGAGTCACATCCAGTGTGGAGAGGTGGCAGGGCAATCCCCAACCATACCCTAATCCTAGTATTCCTCCTCAACATTATGAAGCTTGGCATGGTCCGCCAGTAACTAATCCCCCAGGTGGTGTTTGGTTCAGAGGACCTCCAGGAGGTCCTCCATATGGAGCTCCTGTTGCTCCTGGTGGCTTTCCCATGGAACCATATTCTTATTACCGTCCTCATATCCCACCTGCTCTTGCCAATCCACAGCCAGGTCCCCCACCAGGGGGCAGACCAAGGGGACATCATCCTAAAAATGGGGACATGTACAGACCTCATATGCCTGATGCATACATTCGCCCAGGGATGCCAATTAGGCCTGGGTTTTACCCTGGTCCCGTGGCATATGAGGGCTATTACGGTGGTCCGATGGGTTATTGCAGTTCAAATGAACGGGATGTTCCATTTATGGGAATGTCACCCGGCACCTCTGTTTATAACAATAGGTACCCAAACCAAAATGCTCCTGAGCCTACCAATTCCCAGGGAAGATCTGGTGGATATAGCTCTACTGGCAAAACATTGGTTTCAGAACATGTGGAATCTGGTCATCCTAATGATAATCAAGGACCATACAAAGTTCTTTTAAAGCAACAGAATGGTTGGGATggaaagaatgaagaaaaaaaatgggaggatacaacaacaacaaatgctACATATGTCGAGAAGGGGGATCAAACGGAAGTGTCTTCATGGGAGAATGACTGGAGGTCAGATTACAGAAACAACGGCGAGATGGGTTCAAGAAGGATGGTGCCCAGTCAAGAAATTTCTAGTCAGACTTATGATGACCAACAGTCTCATTCTTCTGTCCCTGTCAAAGTCAAGTCTCCTGAAAGCACGGGAAATATGAAGGCATTTGATGACAGTTCAGCAAGAAATTTGGAACGTGCATCATCTGGTTTATCAGAGGTTCGAGGACCTGTTTCAGTTGTTCCTAAAGATTCCACTTTGATTCGGAAGATTGAGGGATTAAATGCAAAAGTCCGGGCTTCTGATGGACAGGATATTACCTCCATTACCGGTTGGGAGgaacaaaagaataaaattcaTGTTCATAATACCAAGGCTAACCATTCTAAAAATGAAGGTGGTAGTGGTTTTGTGCATACTGAAAAAACCCATGCCACAGGAATTATGAATCCTGCATCCCATGAAATGGGTGTTTCTGCTGGAGATAAGAGCCTTGAATCTACAGCTGCTGGTGGAACAACCATCTCCAG GAGATCTACACATGGGATGCAAGGCAGATCTGGTAATCATGGTAAAGGAGGGATCAACAGCAAAGAGGCTGATAGTCGGCATAAAAAAATTCGTGCCATAGATTCTCCCAGTGTTGTATCAACTTCACGCTTCCAAACTAATTCTAATGTTCATGTGCATGACCGCTACACATCTGAGGCTTCTGAAAAGTCTGGGCCGTATCCTCAAGCAAGGGAAGAGAAAGAATCTGCTCCCCCTGTGTGTGATCCAAGTGATTATCAAGTACAg CGTACGAAGTTGAGAGAACTTGAACTTGAGCAACGTGCCAAACAACTaagggaggaggaggaagaacgGACAAGAAAGCAAAAGGCCAGGGCTCTTGCAAAACTGGAAGACTTGGATAGGCGTAAACATTCAAACGAAGGTTCAATGCATAAGTCAGAAAATGCTTCGTGTGTTGCTATCCAGAATAAGCAAGAATTGAATGTAGTTCCTCGGATTAGTGAGGGCAACACCAGTAGAGATGAACAATTCCCTGTTTTGTCCAGTGAACTACCTCCAGAGAAACCTAAGAGTACCAATGAGGAACCTATAGTGCACAAGCATTCTGTGTCCTTGCAGCAGGATGCTGATAGCGCTGATGTTGCTTATCGTACTAATGCTCCCCACGTTCATGATGGTAATGTCTCAAAGCATAAGAGTGTGGgctacaaacaaaagaaaaatcttctACCAGAGAAGAGTTCTAATGAGAAGTCTACTTTCACCAGTACTAATGAAGCACCAAATAGTGAAGCCAATGCAGTGCGTAAGGTCGCCATATCAATTGGGCGGTTTACCGATGAAATTGCCTTGAACTGCAAGTCAAGCCTGTCTGTGAATGAAAATGCAGTGGTCGAGTCCACACGCTTGCCTGTGAATGTAAATTCAGTGGCTGAGTCATCAAGCTTTCCTGTAAATCCAAATGCGGTGGCTGAGTCGTCAAGCATGCCTATGAATTCAAATGCAGCGGCTGATTCCTCCATACATCAGAGAAAGAAGAGCAGGAGTGGCAAGAACAAGCACAAAGTGGAGGCTGCATCATCTATGGCTGCTTTACCATTGTCagaatcaaaagaaacaaaTCTTGTGAATGCCTCTCTTGAAAGTGGTAGGGCAATGACTTCTGAGACTGAATTGGATCCTAACTTGATTCAGTCAGTAACAATTTCTGAAGATGCAAATCAGTTATTGGAGCATCACTCATCCTTATCCAGCGAGGATTCTCATGGTAGAGGGAGTAACAGCCAGTGGAAATCTCAGCATTCTCGCAGGATGGCAAGAAACCCACAAGTTAATAGATCAGCAGAGAAATTCCACGGTGATGTTATTTGGGCACCTGTACGGTCACAGAACAAAGCTGACACTGATGAAGCCAGTCAGAAAATTGTGGATGAAGCCATTGCTCCATCAATGAAGAGTGAACATCAAGTGCAGAGTAATCCCAAAAATAAGAGGGCAGAAATTGAGAGATATGTACCAAAGCCTGTAGCAAAGGAAATGGCTCAGCAAGGAAGCATTCAACAACCAGTGGCATCTTCTATCAATCATTCTACATATGATGAGACTGTTGGGAGAGCAGATTCGAGTCCTCAAGGCACTGAAAGTACTGAACCTGCTGGCTCAGGTGCTGGAAAAGTGGGGCCTGCCTTGGAGCCCAGGAATGGGAATGGTAAGCAGAATAAACAGGGAAAAGCACATGGGTCATGGTGGCAACGGGTTTCAACAGAGTCGGTCAGTGTGCAAAGTATGCATGATGGACCTTCTTCACACCCTGGTCGGAATGCTAAACAATTAATCGAGGATTACCAACCTCAGAAGCCTGATGTAAGTTCAGTCAAAGAGCAACCAAAATATTCTGATGAACAGAATGCTCCTGATGGACAAAAAGCTCCCGACAATTCTGATTCAGTTGCATCAGTTGGAGTTACTGTTGTAAAAGATCAGGTGGTAACTGGTAGAGTAAAGCGGCATCCGTCCAAGGGACAGAAAGGCATGGGGCATAACAACGATCTTGATCACAAGAGAATAAACAGTGGAGACACCAGCAAAATTAATACCCAATCTTCAGCCCTTGAGATGAGTCAAACAGACTTGCCTACTGCTTCAAAAGAAACTCGAGGTATTGGGGAACGTTCAACGGCTCATTGGCAACCCAAATCTCAGTCTTTTTCGGCCAATAATCAACTAGGAAGCAAAAGCAATAGTGGTCGAAGTGTAGGTGCTGGAGCTGCTTGGACCAACAAAAAAGAGAATACTCCCCAGGGTGTAGTACCACAAGCACCACAACATAGTGAAGGTGTATCCCAGCCTCGCCATGATCAATCTCCTTCTGAAAAAAGTGATGCAGAAGAAGCATTAAATGTAGGGTATCAAGAAGCTACTAGAGGGAGAAAAGTGGGTTCGTTCAAGGGACGACCACTCTCCCCGAGCCATGTTCCTGTTGGCCCAGTTGAACATGCTCCTGCAAGTATGGATGTTAGACATGAGCAACGGTCATCATCAGGGTTCCGTAGGAGtgcaaaccaaaataataaccGTTTTGACAGAGGGCATGAATCTCGTGGAGATTGGAACTCATCCGGGCAAGAAAGCAAACATCTTCATGTGCCTGTAAACTGGGAAAGGCAGAGACACAATGCTCATTACGAGTACCAGCCAGTTGGCCCATACAacaataacaaatcaaacaatgCCGAAGGACTTAAAGATGGAACTCATAATACGGGTTCGAGGTTCAGGGAGAGGGGTCAGATTCAGTCAAGGCGTGGTGGGGGGAACTTTTATGGACGGCAAAGAAGCAATGATCGAGTAGATGCTGGTTATGAGTAG